Part of the Ruegeria sp. TM1040 genome, CCCGTCAGCATGGCCGCAGCATCGGAAAGCAGATCGCCAAAGAGATTGTCGGTGACAATCACGTCAAACTGCTTGGGCCAGCGGCAGAGCTGCATGGCACCGGCATCCGCGTACATGTGCGAAAGTTCCACCTCGGGGTAGTCCTTGCTCACCTCGGTGACAACTTCGCGCCACAGGATGCCGCTCTCCATCACGTTGGCTTTTTCCATCGAGCAGAGTTTCTTGCCGCGACGCATGGCCAGTTCAAACGCCGAACGCGCAACACGCTCGATCTCGGATTCGGTATAGCGCTGGGTGTTGATGCCAACGCGCTCGTTGCCTTCTTCGATGATGCCGCGCGGCTCGCCAAAGTAGATCCCGGAGGTCAGTTCGCGCACGATCATGATATCGAGCCCGGCCACGACGTCCTTCTTGAGCGAGGAGAAATCCGCCAGCGCATCAAAGCACTGGGCCGGACGCAGGTTGGAATAAAGATCCATTTCCTTGCGCAGGCGCAGAAGGCCGCGCTCGGGCTTTACCGAGAAATCGAGTGCGTCGTATTTCGGGCCACCCACCGCGCCGAGAAGCACAGCGTCCACCTCTTGCGCCTTTGCCATGGTATCGTCATGCAGGGGCGTGCCATGGGCGTCATAGGCAGAGCCGCCAACCAGATCTTCGCTCACATCGAACTGAATATCGCGCTTGGCGCCGAACCAGGAAATGACCTTTCTGACCTCGGCCATCACTTCGGGGCCGATGCCGTCACCGGGCAAAATCAGAATCGATGGGTTGGACATCTCAAAAACTCCTTTGACGTGTTGACCACGGGCGTAGCGGGCTGCTGTCCTATGGTCAATAATCGCAGCGCAATTATACTGCGCATCAGGTGCTTTCAGCGTCGGATATCTACCCAAATCAGGCCGTGACGGCTGCCATTGCTGCGCAGGATGCCGGACCCTGCGACCGAAAGCCCTGCCGATGGCAGGACGTAATCCACCCGCATAGGCCCCGTGCTGTCCCAGATTACGCTATGCTGCCCCGCCTCGTCAGAGGGGGTGACATCCTGCAGGCGCGGATGGTGGAGCAGCCGGGTGATCGCATCGTTTTGGCCCTCACCTCGTTCCGGGTCGTTGTTGGCATCCCCCATCAGGACAAAGGGATCGGGAATCTGCGCGTCGAGGGTCCCGTCCAAAAGATATGTCCAAATGAGGATCTCATCAGCATTACGCCGCCCATTTCGATCCTCTGCGCCGTCAAAGACCGGCGGCGCTGCATGAAAGCTCAAGATCCACAGAAATTGCCCATTCTCCAACGTCACCGGCACCGCCCAGTGATTTGTCGATGAGAGCCGCAATCGCGCTGCCGTCTCCGCATCCGGATAGAGCGTTCCGTCTAGCGTGACAGGCATGCGATGACCCGGCAGATCTTTCCATAGCATGTCAGTCAAATTGACGGCCTTGGACGCTGCAATTGGGTGCTTTGACAGCAAGGCAATCCCACCCTGCCCCGTAAATTGCCCCCAACCCCAGGAGTCCTCTGGTTCCGCAAGCCGCCCATCACCATCCAGATCAAGCCCAGATGCCAGACCCGAATTGGGGCGCACTGCAAAGGCGTATGGGTAATCTTGACCTGCGCCTTTCAGGCGGTGCTGGAGCGCCCGCAGGCTGTACAAGTCGTAATCCCAATCAACCCCCTGCAGCGCAAGAATATCAGCACCAGCTTCGACGATGGTGCCAACCACAGCGCGGATCTGGTCGTCCCCCCGCCGCAGATCACGCAGCAACAATCCTGGGCCCTTTCGGCTCAATTCCGTGTTGAAAGTGGCCACGCGCAGGGTGCCGGACTGCGGTCCTGCGTCAGAAGCAGACGTCCAGAACAAGTGACAGAGCAGCAACGCAAATGCCGCCCGCGCGCTCATACGACTTGGAGGTCCTTGTCGTGATTGAAGCTGCGGCGCTTTTGCTCAATCAGGTCCGCGACGCGCAGCCGCGCCATTCCACGGGTGATCAGGCTGGCGGGCACCATGGCCCACCCTGTAACGCACCAGATCAAGAGTTGCGGACTGCCCAGAAGCGCGGGATCAAATACGCTTGCGGTCATCTGTACCAGAGCTGGCAGCAAGAAGGGCAGTAGAACTCCTGCCACGATATGCAGTTTTGCGTCGCGCTGAAGGCGCGTCACCACGTCGCCACCCGTGGTCGGGTCAAAGAGGGGCAGATTGACCCAGACGTTAAAGGCCCCTGAGGAAAGGGGCCAGTTTCGCAATCGGATCACAAAGGCAAAATACGCGATCGAAATCAGCGAAAGAAGATAGGCGAGCCCCGCAGCCGCGCGCACCAGATCCACAGTATATTGGGGCACATGTTCGGGCATCATCAGGCGGGCCAGATGCACAGGCGAGTAGGCAAAATCCAACGCGTCCCCGACCAGGAACGCAAATTTATGCACCAGCGCGGAGAAGCCCGTAGGCTGGAACGGGTGCCCGGCCAGTAGGCTCAGCAGGATCATGCAAAGCGAGACAAAGAAGAACCGGCTACGGTTGAGCGGCGGCGCATCCCGGAACTCGAGAAAACTCGGAAAGTTCGAGAAATACTCCGCAAAGATCAGGCCGCCTGCAAGCAATGCAGTAAAGGCGACGATCTCGGGCGATTGCGTTGCCGCCACCGGCAACAGCAATGATGGCAGCACGATCAGGAGTGCCACCAACAGCCCACGAATTGCCGCGCTTGTTATGCGTGCAAGCACTGTCTATTCCC contains:
- the leuB gene encoding 3-isopropylmalate dehydrogenase — translated: MSNPSILILPGDGIGPEVMAEVRKVISWFGAKRDIQFDVSEDLVGGSAYDAHGTPLHDDTMAKAQEVDAVLLGAVGGPKYDALDFSVKPERGLLRLRKEMDLYSNLRPAQCFDALADFSSLKKDVVAGLDIMIVRELTSGIYFGEPRGIIEEGNERVGINTQRYTESEIERVARSAFELAMRRGKKLCSMEKANVMESGILWREVVTEVSKDYPEVELSHMYADAGAMQLCRWPKQFDVIVTDNLFGDLLSDAAAMLTGSLGMLPSASLGAPMANGRPKALYEPVHGSAPDIAGQGKANPIACILSFAMALRYSFDMGTEADRLEAAVEKVLADGVRTADLLGEEGVTPVSTSEMGDAVVEALNASL
- a CDS encoding endonuclease/exonuclease/phosphatase family protein — translated: MSARAAFALLLCHLFWTSASDAGPQSGTLRVATFNTELSRKGPGLLLRDLRRGDDQIRAVVGTIVEAGADILALQGVDWDYDLYSLRALQHRLKGAGQDYPYAFAVRPNSGLASGLDLDGDGRLAEPEDSWGWGQFTGQGGIALLSKHPIAASKAVNLTDMLWKDLPGHRMPVTLDGTLYPDAETAARLRLSSTNHWAVPVTLENGQFLWILSFHAAPPVFDGAEDRNGRRNADEILIWTYLLDGTLDAQIPDPFVLMGDANNDPERGEGQNDAITRLLHHPRLQDVTPSDEAGQHSVIWDSTGPMRVDYVLPSAGLSVAGSGILRSNGSRHGLIWVDIRR